A single window of Paroedura picta isolate Pp20150507F chromosome 8, Ppicta_v3.0, whole genome shotgun sequence DNA harbors:
- the FAM241B gene encoding protein FAM241B, whose amino-acid sequence MVRILANGDIVQDDDPRVRQNTQNSSRMGLFNTMTNAGSAPHQRFQQPSQHQGARPGERSPFSDLNHQLITMGFPTWNLGNHVVQPLMSILLLFLLLMFGIRGLLLVGLIYIVSHLSQR is encoded by the exons ATGGTGAGGATTTTGGCCAACGGAGATATTGTACAAGATGACGATCCTCGTGTGAGACAAAATACTCAGAACTCATCCAGGATG GGGCTTTTCAACACCATGACTAATGCGGGCTCAGCCCCCCACCAGCGCTTCCAGCAACCGTCCCAGCACCAGGGGGCCAGGCCTGGGGAGCGCTCTCCATTTTCAGACCTCAACCACCAGTTGATCACCATGGGCTTCCCCACCTGGAACCTTGGTAATCACGTGGTGCAGCCTTTGATGTCCATCCTGCTGCTGTTCCTGCTCCTGATGTTTGGGATTCGTGGCCTCCTCCTAGTTGGTCTCATCTACATCGTTTCCCACTTAAGCCAGCGATGA